One Serpentinicella alkaliphila DNA segment encodes these proteins:
- the htpG gene encoding molecular chaperone HtpG, whose protein sequence is MIKKEFKAESKRLLDLMINSIYTHKEIFLRELISNSSDAIDKMYYRALTDENITFNKDDYYIMITADRDNRTLSVLDTGIGMTKEELEENLGVIAKSGSFAFKKENELKDGFDIIGQFGVGFYSAFMVAESVTVVTKALGSDQAYKWESEGAEGYTVEPVEKESVGTEIILKIKENTEDEFYDEFLEEYRLGSIIKKYSDFIRYPIKMEVTKRKLKEGSKNQYDEIKEIKVINSMIPIWRKNKNELTKEDYENFYTEKHYGYDKPLSYVHISADGAVRYNAILYIPEKMPFDFYTKEYEKGLELYSNGVLIMDKCGELVPDYFSFVKGMVDSEDLSLNISRELLQHDRQLKIIAKRIKEKIKSELIFLQKEEREKYEEFYKSFGRQLKYGVYTDFGQHKETLQDLLMFYSSKEKKMVTLDEYVERMKEDQKYIYYASGDSIERIDKMPQTEFLNEEGYEILYFTDDVDEFAINILMNYKEKEFKSVSSGDLGIESKDKEENEGNENKEVFEYMKELLSEKIKDVRPSKRLKNHPVCLASEGEISIEMEKVLRAMPTGQEVKAEKILEINVNHEVFKALQDAFINDKEKLKVYTTVLYNQALLIEGLPINDPVEFTNNICKLMS, encoded by the coding sequence ATGATAAAAAAAGAATTTAAAGCTGAATCTAAACGATTATTAGATCTAATGATTAACTCTATTTATACTCACAAGGAAATATTTCTTAGAGAACTTATTTCTAATTCCAGTGACGCTATTGATAAAATGTATTATAGGGCATTAACAGATGAAAATATTACATTTAACAAAGATGATTATTACATAATGATTACAGCTGATAGAGATAATAGAACTTTATCAGTACTTGATACTGGAATAGGTATGACTAAAGAAGAGCTTGAGGAAAATTTAGGTGTTATTGCGAAAAGTGGTTCCTTCGCATTTAAAAAAGAAAACGAATTAAAAGATGGATTTGATATTATTGGGCAGTTTGGTGTTGGATTTTACTCAGCATTTATGGTAGCAGAATCTGTAACTGTAGTAACTAAAGCATTAGGTAGTGATCAAGCTTATAAATGGGAGTCTGAGGGGGCAGAGGGTTATACTGTTGAGCCTGTTGAAAAAGAGTCTGTCGGTACAGAAATAATATTAAAAATCAAAGAAAATACAGAAGATGAATTTTATGATGAGTTTTTAGAAGAGTATAGATTAGGCTCTATTATTAAAAAATACTCAGATTTTATCAGATACCCTATTAAAATGGAGGTAACTAAGAGAAAGCTTAAGGAAGGATCTAAGAATCAATATGATGAGATAAAAGAAATAAAAGTTATAAATAGCATGATTCCTATATGGCGTAAAAATAAAAATGAGCTAACTAAGGAAGACTATGAAAACTTTTACACAGAGAAGCATTATGGGTATGATAAACCATTATCCTATGTTCACATCAGTGCTGATGGGGCAGTTAGATATAACGCTATCCTATATATTCCAGAAAAAATGCCATTTGATTTTTATACTAAGGAATATGAAAAAGGTTTAGAGCTCTATTCTAATGGAGTACTAATTATGGATAAATGCGGTGAGCTAGTTCCAGATTATTTTAGCTTTGTAAAAGGAATGGTGGACTCTGAGGATTTATCATTAAATATTTCTAGAGAGCTACTTCAACATGATAGACAACTAAAAATAATTGCTAAGAGAATAAAAGAAAAAATAAAAAGTGAATTAATTTTCCTTCAAAAAGAGGAAAGAGAAAAGTATGAAGAGTTTTATAAAAGTTTTGGAAGACAGCTAAAATATGGGGTTTATACAGATTTTGGGCAACATAAAGAAACTCTTCAAGATTTATTAATGTTCTACTCTTCAAAAGAAAAGAAAATGGTAACTTTAGATGAATACGTAGAAAGAATGAAAGAAGATCAAAAATACATTTATTATGCCTCTGGAGATTCTATTGAAAGAATAGATAAAATGCCTCAAACTGAATTTTTAAATGAGGAAGGCTATGAAATATTATATTTTACTGATGATGTAGATGAATTTGCAATAAACATATTAATGAATTATAAAGAGAAGGAATTTAAGTCAGTTTCAAGTGGAGACCTAGGCATTGAAAGTAAAGACAAGGAAGAAAATGAAGGAAATGAAAATAAAGAAGTATTTGAATATATGAAAGAACTTTTATCTGAAAAGATAAAAGACGTAAGACCTTCAAAAAGATTAAAAAATCACCCTGTATGTCTAGCTAGTGAAGGTGAAATCTCTATTGAAATGGAAAAGGTTTTACGTGCAATGCCAACAGGCCAGGAAGTAAAGGCTGAAAAAATATTAGAAATTAATGTTAATCACGAAGTGTTCAAGGCTTTACAGGATGCTTTTATAAATGATAAAGAAAAGCTAAAGGTATATACAACTGTACTATATAATCAAGCACTTTTAATTGAAGGTTTACCAATAAATGATCCAGTTGAATTTACAAATAATATTTGCAAATTAATGTCATAA
- the hgcB gene encoding mercury methylation ferredoxin HgcB, with amino-acid sequence MEHKYLKNVVTLSLDVNQCIGCNMCINVCPHEVFTTSDKKVQIHNKDKCMECGACAKNCPVAAIDVKSGVGCAYAIIVGKITGREPDCGCSDEIDCC; translated from the coding sequence GTGGAGCATAAATATTTAAAAAATGTTGTAACATTATCTTTAGATGTAAACCAATGTATAGGGTGTAATATGTGTATTAATGTTTGTCCTCATGAAGTATTTACTACTAGTGATAAGAAGGTCCAGATACATAATAAGGATAAATGTATGGAGTGTGGGGCTTGTGCAAAAAATTGTCCAGTAGCTGCAATTGATGTTAAATCTGGAGTTGGGTGTGCATATGCAATCATAGTTGGGAAGATAACAGGTAGAGAGCCGGATTGCGGTTGTAGTGATGAGATAGATTGTTGTTGA
- a CDS encoding type 1 glutamine amidotransferase family protein: MKLGMLTGLDREKHEVNKTYITACSILYDGVFIPGGQQNVNTLKS, translated from the coding sequence ATGAAATTAGGTATGTTAACAGGCTTAGATAGAGAGAAACATGAAGTTAACAAAACATATATAACAGCATGCTCGATTTTATATGATGGTGTTTTTATACCAGGTGGTCAACAAAATGTAAATACACTAAAGTCCTAA
- a CDS encoding EAL domain-containing protein, giving the protein MILLTGMFFLCSIIYACIGTTIYRNDYKNRLNKLFFVCCINLSIWAFVFALINHVTDVETAILLRTYSAFFWGSFYSMMLHFFIVLCNKDKYLKNAMYYILIYIPSLITIYINVYVKPITTAEIVPIKLGWAFINTDGGFIYNQFHSIYCITYIILSVGLLWNWSKNTKIKREKYQARIIIFSLVLVTLFGSITDIILPSLGIALLPSIAIILMLIPVSGIWYSIKRYKLMSLNPQNVLLGVLKTMADGVLVVNRNNIIVDTNEGASNLLGYRENELLNSDIEIIFGDIKQMLLDDDYSSFELKLIRKDGTPIPVLFSLSTLKDEWGDKLGSVCIFQDISKIKNYQKKLKGAYDHLEKRVHERTIELRNANVELEREVVKRIKMEREIRKLALNDHLTGLPNRTFFNERLKKAILEAQENSFSLSVLFLDLDLFKMVNDTFGHTWGDELLKIVSSRLQLILRDVDIVARVGGDEFIILLSGPVDENYTKEVAEQVLEAIKQAFKFNNNEIYITASIGIAMYPTDGKDADSLIKNADIAMYKSKELGKNKYQFCDYFMKNSVYEEMKLTNYLYQALDRDELILCYQPQVNTITGEIIGVEALIRWYHPQIGFISPKHFIPIAEKTGLIVAVGEWVLRTACRQKKEWLDKGILDVPIAVNLSVNQFVNNSIVIQIENILNETGINPSHLDIEVTERIFMKDSEYVIRTLEQLKCLGVTISIDDFGTEYSSLNYLKTLPLDKIKIAMEFVRGIGNNEKDEAIIKAMIILGKSLGLEVIAEGVETKEQLEFLEDNLCDGIQGYYFYRPMLGDDLEKIMSVNDSEMIVS; this is encoded by the coding sequence ATGATATTACTAACAGGTATGTTTTTTCTTTGTAGTATTATATATGCTTGTATAGGTACTACGATATATAGAAACGATTATAAAAATAGATTAAATAAGCTTTTCTTTGTATGTTGTATTAATCTTTCAATTTGGGCCTTTGTTTTTGCCCTAATTAATCATGTAACGGATGTAGAAACAGCCATTCTTCTGAGAACATATTCTGCTTTCTTCTGGGGCTCATTTTATAGTATGATGCTACATTTTTTTATAGTTCTATGTAATAAAGATAAATATTTAAAAAATGCTATGTATTATATATTAATTTATATACCTTCTTTAATAACAATCTATATAAATGTGTATGTGAAGCCAATAACAACCGCAGAGATTGTGCCGATAAAGCTAGGTTGGGCTTTTATTAACACTGATGGTGGGTTTATATATAACCAATTTCATTCTATATACTGTATTACATATATTATTTTAAGTGTAGGTTTACTTTGGAACTGGTCGAAAAACACAAAGATAAAGCGTGAAAAATATCAAGCCAGAATTATTATATTTTCACTTGTTTTAGTTACACTATTTGGGTCTATAACCGACATAATACTACCTAGTTTAGGAATTGCTTTACTTCCGTCTATTGCAATTATATTGATGCTTATTCCTGTTAGTGGCATATGGTATTCAATTAAGAGATATAAGTTAATGAGTCTAAATCCACAAAATGTTTTACTTGGTGTACTAAAAACTATGGCAGATGGTGTTTTAGTTGTAAATCGTAATAATATAATAGTAGATACGAATGAAGGGGCTAGCAACCTCCTCGGATATAGGGAGAATGAGTTATTAAACAGTGATATTGAAATTATATTTGGGGATATTAAGCAGATGTTACTAGATGATGACTACAGTAGCTTTGAACTGAAATTGATAAGGAAAGATGGAACTCCTATTCCCGTTTTATTTTCTCTATCAACTTTAAAGGATGAATGGGGAGATAAGTTAGGTTCAGTTTGTATTTTTCAAGACATATCAAAAATAAAGAACTATCAAAAGAAATTAAAAGGGGCATATGACCATCTAGAAAAAAGAGTGCACGAAAGAACAATTGAACTTAGAAATGCAAATGTCGAGTTAGAAAGAGAAGTAGTAAAACGTATTAAAATGGAAAGGGAAATCAGAAAACTTGCACTCAATGATCATTTAACAGGTTTACCGAACAGGACGTTCTTTAATGAAAGGCTAAAAAAGGCTATATTAGAAGCACAGGAGAATAGTTTTTCTTTATCTGTACTTTTTCTAGACTTAGATTTATTTAAGATGGTAAATGACACATTTGGTCATACTTGGGGAGATGAACTTTTAAAAATTGTTTCATCTAGACTACAGCTAATTTTAAGGGATGTTGATATTGTTGCTAGAGTTGGTGGAGATGAATTTATAATACTATTAAGTGGGCCCGTTGATGAAAATTATACAAAGGAAGTAGCGGAACAGGTTTTAGAAGCAATAAAACAGGCATTTAAATTTAATAACAATGAAATATATATTACTGCAAGTATAGGAATAGCAATGTATCCAACTGATGGCAAAGATGCTGACTCACTTATAAAAAATGCGGATATAGCTATGTACAAATCAAAGGAGTTAGGCAAAAATAAATATCAGTTTTGTGACTATTTTATGAAAAACTCAGTTTATGAGGAGATGAAGCTTACAAATTACTTATATCAAGCTTTAGATAGAGATGAGCTAATACTATGCTATCAACCCCAGGTCAATACAATAACTGGTGAGATTATCGGAGTTGAAGCACTAATTAGATGGTATCATCCTCAGATTGGATTCATTAGTCCTAAACACTTTATTCCAATTGCTGAAAAAACTGGACTTATTGTGGCAGTTGGCGAATGGGTGCTAAGAACCGCCTGTAGACAAAAGAAAGAGTGGCTAGATAAGGGAATTTTAGATGTACCAATTGCAGTAAACTTATCAGTTAATCAATTTGTAAATAACAGTATAGTAATTCAAATAGAGAATATATTAAATGAAACAGGTATTAACCCGTCCCATTTAGATATTGAGGTAACAGAAAGAATTTTCATGAAGGACAGTGAGTATGTTATTAGGACATTAGAACAACTAAAGTGCCTAGGAGTAACTATTTCTATTGATGATTTTGGAACAGAGTATTCTTCTTTAAATTATTTAAAGACCTTGCCTTTAGATAAGATTAAAATTGCGATGGAATTTGTAAGAGGCATAGGTAATAATGAAAAAGATGAAGCGATAATTAAAGCAATGATTATCTTAGGTAAAAGTTTGGGCTTAGAGGTTATTGCAGAAGGCGTTGAAACAAAAGAGCAATTAGAATTTTTAGAGGATAATCTTTGTGATGGTATACAGGGATATTACTTCTATAGACCGATGCTCGGAGATGATCTAGAAAAGATAATGTCGGTTAATGATTCGGAAATGATTGTCTCATAG
- a CDS encoding phosphohydrolase, producing the protein MSSYITTFTKKRFNPITPEEQLIDIKDIAHALSLMTRANGHFKHFYSVGQHCINCYKEAREKGYSTEVQLGCLLHDASEAYISDITRPVKRHLPEYLIIEGQVQRVIYEKYNLDKLTIEDFKIIEEIDDTILHYEFKELMGVKIFELEPPIALKHDFSLKGFQEIEDEYLKIFYKLCN; encoded by the coding sequence ATGTCAAGTTATATAACAACTTTTACAAAAAAGAGATTTAACCCTATAACACCTGAGGAACAATTAATAGATATTAAAGATATCGCCCATGCCTTGTCTTTAATGACGAGAGCGAATGGACATTTTAAACATTTTTATTCTGTAGGACAACATTGTATAAATTGCTATAAGGAGGCTAGAGAAAAAGGATATTCGACTGAGGTTCAATTAGGATGTCTACTTCATGATGCTAGTGAAGCCTATATTTCGGACATTACTAGACCTGTAAAAAGACACTTGCCTGAATATTTAATAATTGAAGGACAAGTTCAGAGGGTCATCTATGAAAAATATAATTTAGATAAATTAACAATAGAAGATTTTAAAATTATTGAGGAGATAGATGATACAATATTACATTACGAGTTTAAAGAACTAATGGGTGTAAAAATATTTGAACTAGAGCCTCCTATCGCGTTAAAGCATGATTTTTCTTTAAAAGGTTTTCAAGAGATTGAGGACGAATATTTAAAAATTTTCTATAAACTTTGCAATTGA